Below is a genomic region from Triticum dicoccoides isolate Atlit2015 ecotype Zavitan chromosome 5A, WEW_v2.0, whole genome shotgun sequence.
ccactatatataggagggccaagggggggtggccggccctaggagatccaatctcctagggggtgcggcggccaaggggggtttccctcccccccaaggcacctaggaggtgccttcccctcctaggactctttcccccataaaccctaggcgcatgggcctatgtggggctggtgcccttggcccattaggccaaggcgcaccccctacagcccatgtggcccccccgggacaggtggacccacccggtggaccccccgggacccttccggtggtcccggtacaataccgataaccccgaaacttgtcctgatgcccgaaacaggacttcccatatataaatctttacctccggaccattccggaactcctcgtgacatccgggatctcatccgggactccgaacaacattcgggttactgcatatacatatccctacaaccctagcgtaactgaaccttaagtgtgtagaccctacgggttcgggagacaagcagacatgaccgagacgactctccggtcaataaccaacagcgggatctggatacccatgttggctcccacatgctccacgatgatctcatcggatgaaccacgatgtcgaggattctatcaaccccgtacgctattccctttgtctatcgatatgttacttgcccgagattcgatcgtcggtatcccaatacctcgttcaatctcgttaccggcaagtcactttactcgtaccgtaatgcatgatcctgtgaccagacacttggtcactctgagctcattatgatgatgcattaccgagtgggcccagtgatacctctccgtcatacggagtgacaaatcccagtcttgatccatgtcacccaacagacactttcggagatacccgcagtctacctttatagtcacccagttacgttgtgacgtttggcatacccaaagcactcctacagtatccgggagttacacgatctcatggtctaaggaaaagatacttgacattagaaaactctagcaaacgaactatacgatcttgtgctatgtttaggattgggtcttgtccatcacatcattctcctaatgatgtgatctcgttatcaatgacatccagtgtccatagtcaggaaatcatgactatctgttgatcaacgagctagtcaactagaggctcactagggacatgttgatgtctgttattcacacatgcattacgatttccggataacacaattatagcatgaataaagacaattatcatgaacaaggaaatataataataatgcttttattattgcctctagggcatatttccaacactaacgaGAGGGAACAACTGGTTCTAACCAAGATTGACAGAGTGCTCGTTTCAGTTGATTGGGAACTGAGTTTCCCGGATGTCCTTTTACAAGCCCTCTCCTCCATTATTTCTGATCATGCCCCCCCTACATCTCACCATGTTGGCCCCGTTCTGCTCTAAGAAAAGATTTCGCTTTGAGATGTACTGGACGAGACTAGAGGGCTTCGAGGAGGCAGTTAGGGAGGCTTGGGTGTGTGAGGATAGTATTGTTGACCCCTATAAGAGGCTGGACTCCCTCCTTCGCAACACCGCTGCAGCTCTACAAGCTTGGGTGCAAAGGAAGACAGGGCACATCAAGACCCAGATGGCGGTGGCCAATTACATCATCTTGAGGCTGGATCGGGCATGGAAGATAGGGTGCTCACGCCCAAGGAACGATGGCTAAGGGGAACTCTAAAGCATGCGTTGTTAGGACTGTCCTCCTTGCAACGCACCATTGACCGACAGCGATCGAGACTACGCTGGATCCGAAAAGGAGACGCCAACACCAAGCTTTTTCAAGCGGTGGCTAATGGACGAAGATCAAAAAACTTTATCCCTCACATTAGACATAACAACGAGCTGATCACGGATCAACAAAGGAAGGAGGAGGTGTTTACGGATGCTTTCCAACAACTTCTGGGTTGCGCTTCCACCAGAGAGGCTGACCTAAACCTGGACTTGCTAGAGCTTGATAGACACGACCTTTCCGAACTGGACGAAATTTTTACGGAGGAGGAAGTGTGGGATACGATAAAGGAGTTGCTGCCTAATCGTGCGCCCGGGCCTGATGGGTTTATTGCTGCCTTTTATCAGAGGGCTTGGCCCATTATCAAGAACGACCTGATGGCAGTGTTCATGAAGCTATATGTGGAGGATGGTAGGGGTTTTGGCAAGTTGAATCGTGCTCATATCGTCCTGATCCCGAAAAAACCAGATGCGGAGGTCGTGGGGGACTTCCGCCCTATAAGCTTGACCCACGGTGCTGCAAAATTATTTGCGAAGATGCTGGCGAATCGAGTTAAGCGCAGGATGCCAGAGACCGTGGCTGTAAATCAATCTGCCTTCATAAGTGGCCGACACCTGCATGATAACTTTCTTCTGGTTCGGCAAGTTGCAAGGAAACTTCATGCTCGCAAGGAAGCTGCTGTCTTTCTGAAACTTGATATCTCAAAAGCTTTCGACTCGATCGCTTGGCCTTTCCTCTTCGAGGTGATGAAGCAGAAAGGTTTTGGGACCAAATGGTTGTCCTGGATCTCCATCTTGTTAAGGACGGCATCTACTAAAGTGATTGTCAACGGGATCCCGGGAAAAAGCTTCCAACACTTGAAAGGGCTACGGCAAGGAGACCCGGTCTCCCCCCTCCTTTTTTTCATTGCTATGGACGTCCTCTCTAAGATCACGAGTAAAGCTGCTGATTTGGGTGTGTCTAGTAGGATTGCTGGGGTCTTTGCTACCTAGACGATCTCGATTTATGTGAACGATGTGGCTATGTTTGTCAAGCCTTCTGAGGTGGATCTGAGATTTGTTAAAGAAGCTCTCAAGATGTTCGATGATGCGTCGGGCCTTCGAGTGAACTATCTCAAGTCATCTGCAGTGATGATCCATGGTGATGCTTCTGACAGGGATAGGGTGGCTGCTTTGCTGCAATGCAATATGGGAACTTTTCCTTGCAAGTATCTAGGTTTGCAGCTCGCAATTCACCAACTTAGCCGTGCGGACTGGCAACCGATGGTAGATCAAGCTAAGCGTTGCGCCCCGGCCTGGCAACGTGGGCTGCTCCAGAGATCAGGCCGTCTTGTGCTCGTTAAGTCTGTGGTGGCCGCTAAACCCATACATCATTTCATGATTGCTGAGGCGCCAGCCTGGGTGTTGGAGGAAATCGACCAATGGATGCGTGTGTTTTTCTGGGCTGGGAAGGACAAGGTGAACGGTGGGCAGTGCTTGGTGGCCTGGAACACGATCTGTAGGCCCATGTTCCTTGGGGGTCTGGGAGTCAGAAATCTGGAGCTGCAGGGGATCGCACTAAGAGTCAGATGGGAGTGGCTGAAACGGACGGATCCGCAAAGACCATGGCAAGGCTTAGCTATGACTGAGGACAGACAAGCCCGCACAGTGTTTGATAGCCTAGTCAAGATTGAGGTTGGAGATGGCACCAAGGTGTTGTTCTGGAGAGACAGATGGATTCACGGTTTTGCGGCCGCGGACATTGCTCCGCTTATCCATGCCATGGTGGCTACTCGCACGAGGAACAGACGCACAGTCAGTGAGGGTCTGGACAATGGCAGATGGTTGCAGGATGTAACTGGTGATCTCACATTCGTTGGGCATATGCAGCTTGTGCACCTCAACTTGGCTATTAGCACGATCAAGCGTGATCCGAACAGACCGGACTGCTTCTCTTGGCCGCCAGACCCCTCGGGTAGTTACACTGCGAGATCCACATATCATCGCCTTTGCCTCGAAACCCGGAGGGTGCCTTTCGCTTCTTGCATCTGGTAGAGTTGGGCACTTCTTAAGTGCAAGATTTTTGCTTGGCTGGCCGTGCAACATCGCATTTGGACCTCGGATCGACGTGCTAAGCATGGGCTTCAGGATAGACCCTTAGCTTGTTACACGTGCCTGCAGGAAGAGGACAACGCTGAGCATATTTTGATCCAGTGTGTGTACGCTAGGGAAGTTTGGCATGAGGGTCTCCAAGCCCTCAACTTGCAGGTCACGAGGCCGACTGAGAATGATAATCTGCTGGATTGGTGGCTATTAGCAAGGAAGGGGAGTGTCAAGGCTAACAAACGGGCTTTTGACACATTTTGTGATTGTGGTGGCTTGGGCCCTCTGGAAACAAAGGAATAATCGCGTATTCAATAGAAGAAGTTAACAGAGTTCCTTGATTGAATTGATAGACGCGATTCTTTGTGAGCTGCATGAGTGGATTGAGGCCGGAGTTGGAGGTGTTGGGTTGTCACGTTTCGTGAGAGAGTAGGCTTAGGATCTTGGGTGTGGTTTGTTTCCGGGTGTTGCCTGAGAATGGATGTGTGCATCCATTCGTAAGGCATCTCTTGTAAATCTTATTctctcttctataaaaatatgttACGCTATTGGCGTACTCTCAAAAAAAACCTTGCAAAGGTTTtgccaaaggacaatgaattgcctaAGACTACTTACGAAGCCAAGAAGGTTGTCTGTCCTCTTGCATTAGACATGGTGAAATACCATGCATGCCTTAATGACTATTTGGGGCACGTGATTGATTCAAGGGTTCAATGATGACGCCTGCGACTTTGGGGCACTGTTTCTTGGGGGCACTTGCATGGAGACTTCTCGGCTATTATCAACAAGGGCAAGCCGACTCTGATAGGTACATGGCAACATCGACGCCTCGGCGACTCGTTCAGGGCGGTAATGCTCGTTCGTGGCACAAGGtcctcaatgtaatttttttattaTGTCTATGGTGCTTTGTATTTCTTATAAACCTTTATAATATATAATAAATCTAGTTTTTTTACGAAAAAAGTCTACTCCTCCCTCACTTCGACTAGACAGGTAGGTCCCACACAAATAGTTTGGTTCGGCTAGATAGGTGCAAACTTGGCCAGATGGGCTGACACGATACGTGTCGACCTGGGTTATATGGGTTAGGCACGCTAACTACACAGACCATGCCGGACCGGCATGCGTGTTGCACTCCGTGGCCCAAGCACGTCATAGCAAGGAAACGGGTCAGCCCACCAGCACATTTAGCCCACCGGGGCGTCTGATTTTGGGTTGTTTGGGCCTATTGTGCTGATTTGAGGCTAATGTACAAAAAAAAGTCTGAAAAGAATAAAAAAAGTAAACAGGCCGTGTTGTACCGGCACACACATGCCCAGCCTCACGGCCCTAGTGGGCCACGTGCCGTGCCAGGCCGACCATGGGCCGGGCACGCGGGCTAACGTGCCGGCCTGCCTGGCCCAGCCCAGATGGCCACTTTGGGTAGGTGGAGTCGGAACGGGACGCCAAGAACAACGCGAGGAAGAAACGCAATTCGGGTGGAGTTGGACTTGTGGTTGTTGCCGAGCGCTTCCTCCCGTCTCCTCGCGATTTTTTATAAAAAGGAGAGAAGCGCAATCGTATCCCCAGCCAGATTCACATCGTATCGCATCGCCACCCACCTTTCCCTGCCGGATTCTTCTCAGGTAGCAGCAGCAGCTTGAATTCTTGCGGATCTGCGGCTGCGAATCCCAGTCTCGTATCAACTCGACCAGGCGGAGGAGAAGCAGGGGGAAGATGTCCAAGGCGGCGCTGACACTGGAGGAGGTGTCCAAGCACAACACCAAGGACGACTGCTGGCTCATCATCGCCGGCAAGGTATACGCACGCATCTTCTCCCCGCTGCCCCTCCTGATTGTTTCCTTGCGATTATTGTTACGCCAAGATTcagtctttctttctttctctcggaGGGTCGTGATACTGGTAGCTTGCAGCACAACATGCCCTAATCGATTTGCCAAAGCAATTGATACGTGTTACGTGCTGGCCTGGTACGATTAGAGTTATCCGCCGGCAGATCTGCACAGTACCGTCGGACTATTACTTGAGTTATTGGTTATGTTGAAGAAGAATCAGTTTGGTTTAGTACATGTCGAGCGATTCCTGGGGTAAATAGTTGGTACCTCTTTGAATTGTGAATTGGCCTGAGAGATTACACACTCTGGTTTACTTCCAGAATTTTCACCTGTCGGAACCGATAAATTACTGAGTACCCCGCTATATACAAGGTCCGAACACTTTTAGCGAGTGTGTATAATTTTCTGATGGTGGTCAGAAGAAACTAGGCTCTCACCCCGCTTTTATATACATAAAGCCAGAGTACCGATACAACCACGGTCCAGACCAGCAGACAAGGTCGGAACCGATGAATTGCGTTTATATTGCCGTGCAACCTTCTTCTAGTTGATCCTGCTCGACCTGGTTTGCAAAAAGGATTGCCCTTTTGGTTACCGTAGATTCACTAGTTAATTACCTTTTGCTATGTAAAAATAGTTGCATGTTTGGTTCTTGAGTGTTATGTTGCCCTTTCTAGGAAAAAACAAGAGGTTACTTACCGGTGATTAGATGATATTTTGACCCATGTTTGTTGCTCAAGCTTGTTCCATAGTTGCCACGAGAACATAACTACATGACCAACTATAAAGTTGTCCACAATTTCAGTCTTTCAGACGAGAACTAAACTCTCAGGTCCCAGACCAATTGAGATTCATTCTCCATCCTCTAGACTATATTTTACCCCCGTAAGAATCACATTTGTTAACCTTTTCCAATTCTCCATCTGAGTTCTGGACATAACTCTGAATCTTTTGTCATAGTTTATTTTTCATGTTTTATGCATCCAAAAAATCTGCCTTACAGTAACAACACTTAGGTCTTGGCTTAAGATAAAGATTTTAAATTATATTCATCAGTACCCTTTATCCCATGTGTACCAATGAAAAGCAAGTCTTTAACATTTATTTTAGCCCAAAAAAACTCATTTTATTTTTGTTTAAGCCTTGCAAAGTGGCGTAGTTTAAGGTGAATTTTTCATATTTTGTACAAACCTTGCAGAGTAGTTATGTTTATCTTTCTTCGGAACCTGAAAGTTCTCTATAAGCAGGCTTATATTGCATAAAGACAGATTTGATTAGCCTTTATTCACGTTGAAAGGGCTGCTTTCTTCTTGTACTTGTTTTATATGGCAGGAGCAATGTGGCAATGCTCTTTAATTAACACCGTTACTTTTATGTCAGTAGTGAGGCTTAGAATTGTTATAAATTTAGTTTAGAGGAGAATGGTTATAAATTTTGTTCCTTCTTGAGAAAAACAATCACTGACACTGTGTTCTAATGTTCAGGTATATGATGTGACCAAGTTTTTGGAGGATCACCCTGGAGGTGATGATGTACTGTTGTCCTCGACTGGTAACgccttcttgccatgccatgcttgcAGAAGTTGTGAACTTGTGATTTAGCCTAATAACTTGCATTAACACATGGGCCCTTTTACAGCCAAGGACGCAACTGATGACTTTGAGGATGTCGGGCACAGCACCACCGCCCGTGCGATGCTGGACGAGTACTATGTCGGCGACGTGGATACGGCTACGATACCTGCCCGGACAAAGTACACTCCGCCGAAGCAACCACACTACAACCAAGACAAGACCCCTGAGTTCATCATCAAGATCCTCCAGTTCCTGGTCCCCTTGGCCATACTTGGTCTGGCTGTCGCCATTAGGATGTACACCAAGTCGGAATCGGCTTAACCGGTGGCGGCATTGTTCTCTGGGTTATGGGGAAAAAATAGCTTTAAGGTGTTGGAATAAGTTAGTAGTTTGTCGCGTGATGTATCCATTCCAATGTACCGTGTGGTGAGTTGTTTGAATGTTGCAACGGTTTTGTCGTGAAACTGAAATTGATGGGACCAAGTTTTGTTGTGCAACTTAAATTGATGGGACTGAAATTGCTCTTTGGTGTTGGTGCATTGGTATGCATTCTCCTCGATGCCTGTGAAAATTAAGCACCGGTTCTATTTTCAACAAAAGTAGAAGAACAGTCACGATGTTTTGGAAGAAAACATGTCTGGTGCTACAAGGCGAGGCATGTAGATGGGTGAGAAGAGGCAAACACAGCCTGGCGCGCCGCCACCCTCAGCCTCCGCCGACCTTGACAATTTTTTTGGTGAGGATATTGTAAATATTTGATATCTTCAGTTGTAAATATCAGTGTTTTGGATATCACATCTTGCTCGCAAGTATGTCTGATCTTTCCAACATCAGCATCATTGAAAGCGGAGTATAAACACATGGTACACTGAAGATAGCAAGGCTGTGGGATTTTATTGTTTGAAAACTCTGGTGCCTTCTGGATATATATTTACAGTTTTACTAAAAAACAGTCGTCTGTTTTCATTTTGGCTTCAAGTCGAATTTTCAGTCGTTCGATTCAGTTCTGAGATCTGCGCTGGTGTGGCTGAACTTTTCGGGCCCGCTTTGTCTTAGTGGGTCTTAGTGGATCCTTTTGGGTCATTTTCGCGCCCGCTTTTTTCCAGTGTCGCGTGGAGGATCTAGTCTGTCCTCCTCAATCCTTATCCATGGCGACGACGGTGGGCTCGAGGCGACGACGGAGAGGTCAAACTTCAGATATTATCTTCTCTGTGGATATCGCCTCCCTTTCTTCTCTCCATTTGTTGCCCCTCTCCTCCAGCATGCCCTTCCCTACCATGGCGccttctctctctccttcccctcccATGGTGCCCATCCCTCCATTCCCATGACACCCCTCCCCCTCCCTTCTTCATATGGCGCCTCATTACCCTCTATTCTGGTGTCTGTGAGTCTGTCCCTCTCTCTTCTTGAACCCTAGAACACAAGCAGATCTCAAATCCTAACTCTCTCTGTTATTGTATAGGTTCATCCGGGTTCAGTTTTGCAGATCTGTAGCAATCAAGTCCTAATCCCTTTCTGCTGCTTCAGGTTATTGGAATTCAGTTTTGCAATTCTCTACAACAGCCAATTAAAACTAAGGCAACACCAATGCTTTTGTGATGATCTCGTTGTGTCTAGATGGAACTGAAATGCTACCATGTGCTCAATTTTATTTAATGTGAAAGTCATGCTATCTTGTAAAGATAATATACTACATATATTAGTTACTAGGTGTTTGTTTTGATTCATGGTGTACATGAATGTTGTAGTCTTGTTTTACATTATGCACATATGAAAATCTGCAGCAATTTGGTACAAGCAGTACCCTGAATCACATATTTGAGGTGTTCCATCTTATTTTATTGTCTCTATATATTtcccatgttttttgttatcacgcAAGTCCCTGTTTCTCGGTCATCAAGCTTGTTGCTTCCCTCGACCTTTTTTTGTTGCTTCCTCGACCATTTTTTTTCAGAAGTCAGAAGGTTTCATTGCAGCTTTATATAGCTTAAATTGTAGTCTTATGCACCCCATCTTTTTCTTTGTTCACTAGTGTTTTGCTAAACATATACATTCCCCCTTAaccaattcatacacgcattttttCTGTGAATGTATTGATACTTATGCAATAGCGGTAGTCCGGCCGAATTTTCTTCAATGAGTAGTCTCAACTGCTTGAGGTGGTCAAGTTTCCCCTTTTTGGGGGGTTCCTAGTCAGTTGAGCTCTGGCCCATTCTCATATGCTAATCTTGTGTAGGAAGATTGCCAATGTTGCACGAGCATGGAATTGTGGACGTCGTTGTGCACTATTCTAAGGTGTCGGCTAGCTGGCTAGAGGCGTGTGTGGTCACGGCCTAGTGACTTTTGTTCATTTTCTTCACTCTAGTGTATTTTGTCCATTTCTCTCTAAGTCTCTTGCTCTGGTCTCTTATGTTGTTGTCAatcattttgtctatgtattcattctAAGGTGAACAACTGACTTCTTACTATTCTTCAATTGTATTCATTATTTTTGTTCCTCAGTTTGTAAGATTGCCTTCTCAGTCTTATATTAGTTTTTGTAATAGTATCAGTCCTCATTTTATCATATTTAGTTATCATTTGCATCTTTCTTCAGTCCTATCTCTCACGAGTCTTGTCTTTTAGTAGATGATTATTTCTGTTTTGAACCTCATGTTCATGTAAGTCCTAAGTTTTaagttttctgttttctgttttttgcactgcTTTTTGCTAGATTATTTTCACTTTTTAGTCATCAGTACTCCTAAGTATCAGTTTTTAAATGTGACACCGTAACATTTTGCCAAATACATGTATTACATTTTATTAatgacataaagatttcagaaaatTATACGACAATTTCTTACAATTGTTTTTTTTAAATCAGGTTGGAAAATTTGTTCCCATGTTTAAAAATATATATGTTTCAAACGGTGTTCCCTTTTTCAAAATTGGTTGTTTTTAAATAAATGTTCATATTTTAAAAAAGTTATTCAGAAATTTCTAAAATTGTTCCCACTTAAGAAACGGATATTTCAAAGATTGTTCGGGCCTGCACGTTTTCAATATTTGTTTGCCCttcaaaaaatgatttaaatctcggCGCTGCTCTATGTGGTTTAAATGTTCGGGCCTCGCATCATAACATCAACGTTAGATGCGTGTAGTGGCTAGTGGGAGCAATTCAGCAGCGTTAGGTTGTGTGAGTACGAATCCTAGTTTTCTCTTTTTTATGTGTTTTTTACTATGCGTGTTTTACAAAAAGTGTTTTTTACTATGCGTgttttacaaaaaagaaaaaaatcgccTCGTGTCTATTCGCCTAGACCAGTTGCGACCGCACCCTTTCAATATTTTTACTTTGCGTTTTACGAAAAAATAAATCCCCCCAAAAAACGAAAAAACAAACAAAATCTTGTAGTATATGTAAAAAgaaacataaaaaccaaagtatcaGTTTTAGTTCTCTTCAACTATATGTTAAGTGATTAGTTATTTTGTCAGTGTTTGTTCATTATCTTAAGTGTCTCATTTTAGTTCTATTCAGTTATTTGGTCAGTGTTTGTTCTTGTCTATCAGTTTTAAGTTAAGTCATTTATTATTCTAACTAGTTTAGTTTCCATTCAGCttattatttttagtttattttgttATTCCTGTATTTTCAGCATTCATTTTAAATTTGTTAGACTTGATATGTGTTAATAATTCTTGTAGTTTAAATTAGTTATCTGGTGAGTCTCTGTTCTTAGTTTTTCAGTCATCTTTTTGATTAGTCTTCATTTTTCAGTGCAGTTATTTCATTAATTATTattcattttttttagtttttctagGAAGAGTTTGTCTATGTGTTTATCATTTTCTCGTTCAATCATGTTAGGTATCATTTTATCTGTCATTCTAGTGTCTGAACCCGTAGGTGTCAAATTCAGTTTATAGTTTTTGGTTGAGTGTTAGGTGTCATTTTTAGTATCGTCAGTTAATGTTCTTCAGCTTTGTGTTGTATTCAGTTTTGTCATCTCAGAAGTGTCATAAAATTCTTAGCCATATATCAGTTTGTAGTTTTCAGTTTCAGTCATCTTCATTGCAGGTTAGTTCATGGTTATGTTCAGTATCAATTTCAGTCTTATTCAGGTTTCAGTCATCTTTAGCTTTTTCATGCTACTCATTTCTTTAGTGTTAGGTTTGTTAGCTAGTTTAGCAAATTTGTTCATACAGTTTTCCGTCTATCTATATTTTCTTTCTCAGTTTCAGTGCTGTGTGCATTTTTTTAGTATTTTTCATTGTTTTACATGTTTTTGAATCATCAGTCATCTATATTTTTCAGTTATCCCTCATTATTCTAGTTAGTCCATGATAATTTCGGCGAGGAAGCTGATTCCCCTGCTGCTTTTTTATTTTACTCATCGCAAGCAGCATCACACGCAGTTGCATCCATGTCTTCTCTCCCCACCACCCGCCAGCTAACGTCACGCCTCCACAGATTTCTTTTCTTTGTTACAAGCCTGCGTCCTCTTCCAGGTGTGAGTCCTCTACCTCGAGACCTCGTTGGGTTACACCACCGCGGGCACGGTACGTATCAATGTTGATACTACTATTTTCGCAATAATCGCTGCTTGGGAGTGGGTGTTTTTTATCTGTGATCACCATGGATGTTGTGTGCTGGCATGCAATGAACGTTTTGAAGGCGTAACATCACCTGAACTTGCTGAAGTAGTGGCCTGGCCATTAGGCGTGTTCACATTTTCCAGAGATCATGGTCACATGTTTGTGCTTCTTAATTCTGATTGTCTCTCTCTGACTTTCAATGCATTCATTCTGATGCTCAGGATCTATCTTTGTTGGGCTCGGTGATAGCTGATATAAAGTCTCTGGTGGCTGCTGTATCTTCAAGCATGTTCATCGCGACTTGAATGTAGCGGCACATCTATTAGCTCGCAATAGTGAACATTCAGTTTGTAATATTTCTGTTGATGTAATCCCCTGGTGTATCTGGGAAGTACTTTAGAATGATGTTACTTAATCAATAAAGTGCCTGAcagtctctctctctcaaaaaagaCTTCTTTTCTTTGTTTAGTTATTATACTTGGAGAGGAAGAAGGTGATCAGGTAGAGGGGAGGTAAGTGACGGGAAAGGGAGGGCTTTTTGACCTAGGGTACTAGTGGCGGTCGGGGCTATAGCCCAGCCCACTATCAGGGGAAGCTTTTTTCTATGCGTGTGGTTAGGCGGCCCGTTAGGTGTACAGGACGGGGCGCTACACATTCGAGGACCAGAAAGGCTGAGGCACATTTTTCCGACCTGAAACGAGTAAGGATTCAGACGCTTTTTTTAAACTGAAGTTTAGACTGAGTACTTAGTACAGACAGCTGTCAACCTATGACTGGAACAAAAAAGCAACCTGAAGCTAATTTAAAAACAGACATCTGTTGTTTAGTCACTCGTAAGGGCGGTACAAATGTGCATGAGTTTAGGGAGTTTGCGCGTTTCAAAAGATTCTCGATAAAATCATAGATGCGCACCAAATCAAAACTCGTTCAACTTCCTGCACAGGTGGTTTCAGCTAAGTCGAACAAGTTTTCAGTTTTGTGCCAAATTGGCAATGCATTGGAATGACAGCCTATGTTGCTTAGATAAGCATCCTACACGTCAACACCATTATTGCTAACACTGAAACGTCTAAGTACTGAAATTACAACATTTTGGAGCAGACATGATTAAAGTGTACTCAATATTCAGGTTGTTCAGTGAGTGTCCAGCTGAGTGTGGCCGAATATCTTGCTTTTGTATCCAGCTTGTATCAAGTTCTTGCACTGCATCAACCATTATGTGCTTAGCCGTGTAGATTAATTTTGTGGGGATGTTTCATGTATTTGTAGAAAAAATGTGAGGTGTAGATATCCACGGTTGCTTGCATATTTGCTCCTTTTTGTAGCTGTTGTTTTCTATCTAGCCCATACG
It encodes:
- the LOC119300871 gene encoding cytochrome b5, yielding MSKAALTLEEVSKHNTKDDCWLIIAGKVYDVTKFLEDHPGGDDVLLSSTAKDATDDFEDVGHSTTARAMLDEYYVGDVDTATIPARTKYTPPKQPHYNQDKTPEFIIKILQFLVPLAILGLAVAIRMYTKSESA